Proteins from a genomic interval of Oreochromis aureus strain Israel breed Guangdong linkage group 6, ZZ_aureus, whole genome shotgun sequence:
- the rhbdd2 gene encoding rhomboid domain-containing protein 2, translating to MALTEHIKMICKIIKDIVPAFTSGIVTLSIISCVLFAIQTYLSLKQGIFSIGASVFQNGHLYCILMFPFYHQTFAQLLLNITTLVFLSGSLEKGVGTVRFLFLFLLLSSIIGLFYSFMDLLQEDGFQGHTEGLVPVTLASVAITTMHTKMTKAFLCGVSFPTMALPWVFLVITTALVPHCVLPCNVIAILVGVMYGKGWVSFLDMSEAKAGVLEKLLPFRLFRSISGDMFIPASSEDRKKTLLPQINPTPGSYPVQAYAPLPTANTAAMTYEGWPHQASPTPPLSLHGHVAGHSSGHFSPQSFGHSCNHSHSHGHGHSHSHKSGGSLLQQ from the coding sequence ATGGCTCTCACTGAGCATATTAAGATGATCTGCAAAATTATCAAAGATATTGTTCCTGCTTTCACCAGCGGGATTGTCACACTGAGCATCATATCGTGTGTTTTATTTGCAATCCAAACATATTTGAGCTTAAAACAAGGCATCTTCAGCATCGGCGCAAGTGTTTTTCAAAACGGACACCTATACTGCATCCTGATGTTTCCCTTTTACCACCAAACCTTTGCTCAGCTCCTTCTGAACATCACAACTTTGGTGTTTCTCAGCGGGAGCTTGGAGAAAGGTGTGGGGACAGTccgtttcctctttctgttccTCCTGCTGTCCTCGATCATAGGCTTGTTTTACAGCTTCATGGATCTCCTGCAGGAGGACGGCTTCCAGGGTCACACCGAAGGTTTGGTTCCCGTCACTCTGGCCTCTGTGGCTATAACTACCATGCACACAAAGATGACTAAAGCCTTTCTTTGTGGAGTGAGTTTTCCCACTATGGCCCTTCCCTGGGTGTTCCTTGTTATCACCACTGCTCTGGTCCCTCACTGTGTGCTGCCCTGTAATGTGATTGCCATCCTGGTTGGGGTGATGTACGGTAAAGGATGGGTCTCTTTTCTGGACATGTCTGAGGCCAAGGCTGGAGTTCTGGAGAAGTTGTTGCCTTTCAGGCTGTTCAGGAGCATCAGCGGTGATATGTTCATCCCAGCTTCCTCCGAGGACAGGAAGAAGACCCTGCTTCCACAGATCAATCCCACTCCTGGATCTTACCCAGTGCAGGCTTATGCTCCATTACCCACTGCCAACACTGCTGCCATGACTTATGAAGGCTGGCCACACCAGGCGAGTCCCACACCACCTCTCAGTCTTCATGGACATGTTGCAGGACACAGCTCTGGACACTTTTCACCACAGAGTTTTGGCCACAGCTGCAACCACAGTCATAGCCATGGCCACGGTCACAGTCATAGCCATAAGAGCGGAGGATCACTGTTACAACAGTAG
- the LOC116321395 gene encoding OCIA domain-containing protein 1 has translation MSSSTTGFPGERQHQPAQTPLNIDYIPTEEERRVLRECNQESFFYRSVPFSVISMAITQALIARGALSASPRFGSLPKVAFAGFCGYLAGKLSYMKTCQEKFKRLENSPLGEIIRQRSGLPPLKSQGPQSELGDPDSQSFEPIFQPAEASSHTYSKDYGYGYSPDPPAQMDRGDDFSAPVQSYVEEEEPKRTSILYEDLRLKNRENYEVTLTQKADALLKTPPAKEVERPKKEVKKNVYGDAWEE, from the exons ATGTCGTCCTCCACTACAGGTTTCCCGGGCGAGCGGCAGCACCAACCGGCGCAG ACGCCGCTGAACATTGACTACATCCCCAcagaagaagagaggagagTGTTGAGAGAGTGCAACCAGGAGAGCTTTTTTTACAGGT CGGTGCCCTTCTCTGTGATCAGCATGGCTATCACCCAAGCCCTAATAGCCAGAG GGGCTCTGTCTGCATCTCCAAGATTTGGATCTTTACCCAAAGTTGCCT TTGCTGGTTTCTGTGGCTACCTGGCTGGAAAACTGTCATATATGAAAACATGTCAGGAAAAATTCAAGAGGCTGGAGAACTCTCCTCTTGGTGAGATTATCAGACAGAGGTCAGGCCTGCCTCCACTGAA ATCCCAGGGTCCTCAGTCAGAGTTGGGTGACCCAGACTCTCAGTCTTTTGAACCCATATTCCAGCCTGCAGAGGCCTCGAGCCACACCTACAGCAAAGATTATGGATATGGCTACAGTCCAGACCCACCAGCACAAATGGACAGAGGAGATGACTTTAGTGCTCCAG TCCAGTCATATGTGGAAGAGGAGGAGCCCAAGAGGACGTCTATCCTCTATGAGGACCTGAGGCTCAAAAACAGAGAGAACTATGAGGTCACACTCACTCAGAAAGCTGACGCATTGCTCAAAACACCACCTGCAAAAGAGGTAGAAAGACCCAAGAAAGAGG TGAAGAAGAACGTCTATGGAGATGCCTGGGAGGAATGA
- the chic2 gene encoding cysteine-rich hydrophobic domain-containing protein 2 has translation MMEDFDEIYEEEEEEEEDEDRAAEEQLLKYAPDPVVVRGSGHVTVFGLSNKFESEFPSALTGKVAPEEFKASINRVNSCLRKTLPVNVRWLLCGCLCCCCTLGFSLWPVICLSKRTRRSIEKLLEWENSRLYHKLCLHWRLSKRKCETNNMMEYVILIEFLPKVPIFRPD, from the exons ATGATGGAGGACTTTGATGAGATCtacgaagaggaggaggaggaagaggaggacgaggacaGGGCCGCGGAAGAACAGCTCCTTAAGTATGCTCCGGACCCGGTAGTGGTGCGAGGGTCCGGCCACGTAACTGT GTTTGGACTCAGTAACAAATTCGAGTCAGAATTTCCTTCAGCACTTACAGGAAAG GTGGCACCAGAGGAATTCAAAGCCAGTATCAATCGTGTGAACAGCTGCCTGAGAAAGACACTCCCGGTGAATGTGCGGTGGCTTCTGTGTGGTTGTCTTTGTTGCTGTTGCACACTGGGCTTCAGTTTGTGGCCCGTCATCTGCCTCAGCAAAAGG ACAAGAAGATCTATAGAGAAACTTTTGGAGTGGGAAAACAGCAGACTTTACCACAAG TTGTGTTTGCATTGGAGACTAAGCAAAAGGAAGTGTGAAACCAACAACATGATGGAATAT GTAATCCTAATAGAATTCCTACCTAAGGTCCCGATCTTCAGACCGGACTAG